The genomic segment CAAGGATGTGGAACTGAATGTTGCCGGTCGGAATGTTCTGATCATTGAAGATATTGTAGACACCGGTTTGACGCTCCGGCATATTGTTGATACGTTAAAACTCAGAAATCCGAAATCCATTAAAGTCTGCACTTTTCTGGACAAGCGACAAAGAAGAAAAGTCCCGTTTGAAGCGGATTATATCGGTTTTACGATGGATGACGGTTTTATTGTTGGTTATGGGTTGGATTTCAACGAACAACACCGGTTTTTGCCGGATGTTTATGTGATCCGGACCGCAGTTGACAAGGATTAAGAGGGAGACCAATGATCATACAATGTAAACAGTGCCGCACAAAATTCCGCTTTGATGACGCTCAAATTGTTGGTGATGGTTTGTGGGTGCGCTGCAGCCGCTGCCAGCATGTATTTTTCCAGGATAATCTGAAGAGAATGAATGTGACGGATGATCTGCCGCAAACGAACCCGGCTTCGCCGCAAAATGTTGCAGCCGGAAGAACCGGCGGCAAATTGGCCTTTGAACCGGTACGCAATGATGTCGGTAAAAGCGCTCCGGATGAAGATGTTGCCAGCTTTCTGAATGCCGTAATGGAACCGGAAAAAACCGCAGGTGATAATTTGAAACGGGAATCACGGCAGGCGGACAGGCAAAGTTCGGGCCTGGCGGATATCGAGTTTTCACCGGGCTTTGAAAACCTCGAAGAGATGCACGAATCCGAAGATGCATCCGAAGAAACGACGCCTCCCCCGGTTCGTAAAAAGAGCGGGTTATGGAAAGTTGCGCTCTGGACGATTCTGGTCATTGCCGTTATACCGGCTATCGTCTATTTTGTTGTTTTCCCGCAGCTGGGTGAACGCTATATGAAACTGGGTGAACATTTTGTAAATATCGCTCTCAATGCCGTCGGCGTTTCGCAGCCGACACAAGGTCAGTTTGTAACAGGCCAGGTCAAGCTCCAG from the Deltaproteobacteria bacterium HGW-Deltaproteobacteria-6 genome contains:
- the hpt gene encoding hypoxanthine phosphoribosyltransferase; protein product: MPTISKEIILHRSEIARRVQEMADEISRDYAGEEILMIGVLKGSFIFMADLVRAMTISCQTDFIRAASYGAGMESSGSIVITKDVELNVAGRNVLIIEDIVDTGLTLRHIVDTLKLRNPKSIKVCTFLDKRQRRKVPFEADYIGFTMDDGFIVGYGLDFNEQHRFLPDVYVIRTAVDKD